TTCAATGCTTCAATACGTTTCGAGAATTAACTTTGCAATACAAAGTAGGTGGACGCGGCGAGGAAGCTTTGCATCGTAAAGTTATCTCCGAAAAAGGTTAAGCGCGAGAGGGGGCCAGACCGCGCAATAGATTGGGGGAAGTTACCTCTTTGCTTCCATTTGTCGCGTCCTTCACTACACGTTCGAGCGTCGAAAGATATTCAAGATAACGCTTCCGCCCTTCGGGCGTGATGCGGCAGATCGTTTGTGGACGATTGCGGTCATGGCCTTTCAGAATCTCAACCATCCCTTCCGTCTCCAGAACTCGCAGATGACGACTCAAATTTCCGTCCGTCAGCGAGCAAAGCTGCTTGAGATCATTGAAGATCAGGCCCTTTGAATTTGTAATCAGAGACGTCAGAACGCTGAGACGTGCACGCTCATGAATCACTCGATCAAGGCCTTCATATGCAAAGCGCCCTTCGCTTGACGGAGCTTTAGTTTTCATCTGCATCCTCCTGCGAGGCAACGAATAGGATGCCAGCTACCAGAAACTGGCCCGCCCCAAAGGCAAGACCCATGGTCCAGGGAGCGAGTACGCGGCTATCTCCGAGCGCAATACAGACCAACCCGGTGAGCAGGTACCAAGTACCGGCAGCAATCATGGGGCGTGGGAGAAAGCGGCAAGACGAAAAGATCCCCAGACTAAAAATCACCTGCCAGAGTGCGGGCAGCATCCAGACGACCGAAGGGACAAAGCGTACGAAAACAACGGTGATAAGTATTCCCGCGCCGACCGCTGGGAGGAACTGCTCTACGGCCATACGGATCATCTCATTGGATAGACCAGAATGAATGCGTCGGGTCCGCGTATACATCTGTACTCCGGTCAGTGCAGCTGATAGCGCAGCGGTGCTGACCCAAATGCTGAGGTATGCCGGAATGTGGTTGGCTGGATCCTTCAGCCATGTCGATTGGAACGACGCAGCCAGCAATGCGAATATCCCCGTGGCGGCAAGCGTTGCAGGCCCATAACCCCGAAACTGAGTACTATGGGCCATCTGCCTGCGTATGCTGCTGATATCACCAAGCGCCTCATGAAGTTCACTCATGCTGGTAACTTTACACTGCAAAGTAATTTTGTGGAACAATAATTTTTACAGTTGAACGTTGTGAGTACCTTCCAAGTGGACGCACTGACAAAAAGGCATTTACTGCGACTAGTCCCCAATGGTTACTCAGATTACAAGGGACTCAACAAAATTGACTTGGGTGGACACACCAACTTCCGCTTCGAGAGCCAATCTTCAGTCACTGGAGCTATGTCTATTTAAGCACGATCAGAGCGTCAATCAATTTAGATTGTTGGGTTCAGCAGCGGATAGTTGCTAGGGCAGCTTCGCTACTGCTGCTTTTGGGAGTCTCATGTTCACTTCGGGCCGGCTCGCTCTTTTTCTGCTTCTGTTCTCCACCAGCTATTTCACTGCAGCTTCTACGCCAAAGGTGCCCGGCAGTTCCGTTCCAGGCGCAACGGCGGATGCGTCCCTCGATAACGTCGACGACTATAAGATTGGGCCGAGTAAATTGGCGCCCCACGCGGTTCCCGCTTCCGTAAAGCTTCCTCTCGTCTTCCAGGGGAATCGGAGACAGTTTGATCCGAAGGTACGCTTTCTCGCTCACACAAAAGATGGGTTCATACTTCTCGAAAAGGACCGCATCGTTCTTCCGAGCAGCCGAGGTAAGGAGTCGCTCGTACTGCGACTTCCAAC
The nucleotide sequence above comes from Tunturibacter empetritectus. Encoded proteins:
- a CDS encoding transcriptional regulator; the encoded protein is MKTKAPSSEGRFAYEGLDRVIHERARLSVLTSLITNSKGLIFNDLKQLCSLTDGNLSRHLRVLETEGMVEILKGHDRNRPQTICRITPEGRKRYLEYLSTLERVVKDATNGSKEVTSPNLLRGLAPSRA